From the genome of Bacteroides sp. MSB163, one region includes:
- a CDS encoding glycoside hydrolase family 97 protein — protein sequence MKKLLNTALFLFVILMTSCTAPDVWELVSKDSNIRFALENKQENGSTALSYSVFYKNGVAMEKSLLGLVMDNCEYGKDVQFVSASAVKDISNAYQLKSGKKMNTTDECREQTFTFRTKENKLFNLTVRVYNDGVAFRYELPGEAGQMHTIQTEHTEFAVPVNGKAWIHPYDWNDRHKPSYEQYCRSEIDIRSECGYGRGWAFPMLFNTNGIWMMITEAHLDGSYPATHIDNAGTDKAYKIRFPEPDEPIVPDAVEPVSELPWFTPWRAIIIGDDLNTIFQTQMVSHLNPASVVSDESWIEAGRASWSWWSNGSTPRDYKAQLKYVDLSAEMGWEYMLIDAGWQNMGNGGTMEDVVKYAQKKGVGVWLWYHSGAGRDNDSIPTHRLMSDPELRRAEMKRISEIGVKGIKVDFFDTDKQRIIQLYPALLKDAADNHLLVDLHGATLPRGFERTYPNMLTTEAIRGAETLGRQERCDQAAKHNATVPFTRNVVGSMDYTPVTFSDKVRQGVPAIRKTTMGHQLALAVVFESGFQCFADKAESYLSLPEQPKQFLKEVPAAWDESILLAGYPADYAVVARRSGDVWYIGGISGKEEEREIEFTLPAGCEGKPFTMIIDGKDKDSFDYTPVENMNGTVKVKVLPNGGFAGIIR from the coding sequence ATGAAAAAGCTATTGAATACAGCACTGTTTCTGTTTGTAATATTAATGACTTCCTGTACGGCTCCTGATGTATGGGAGTTAGTGTCTAAGGACAGCAACATCCGCTTTGCCTTGGAGAATAAACAGGAAAATGGAAGTACAGCGCTTAGCTACTCTGTATTTTATAAAAACGGAGTGGCAATGGAGAAATCTCTTTTAGGGTTGGTTATGGATAATTGTGAGTATGGAAAAGACGTGCAATTTGTTTCCGCTTCTGCAGTGAAAGATATTTCTAATGCTTATCAGTTAAAATCCGGTAAGAAGATGAATACTACGGATGAGTGCCGTGAGCAGACTTTTACTTTCCGTACTAAAGAGAATAAGCTGTTTAATTTGACCGTAAGGGTATATAATGACGGAGTTGCTTTCCGTTATGAACTACCCGGAGAGGCTGGACAGATGCACACCATCCAGACCGAGCATACAGAATTTGCCGTACCCGTAAATGGAAAAGCGTGGATACACCCGTATGACTGGAACGATCGTCATAAACCGAGCTATGAACAATATTGCCGGAGTGAAATAGATATCCGTTCGGAATGTGGGTATGGGCGTGGTTGGGCATTCCCTATGCTATTCAATACCAACGGAATCTGGATGATGATCACAGAAGCTCATCTGGATGGCTCATATCCTGCTACTCATATAGATAATGCCGGAACAGATAAAGCATATAAAATCCGCTTTCCGGAACCGGATGAGCCAATTGTACCGGATGCAGTAGAGCCGGTATCAGAATTACCGTGGTTCACTCCCTGGCGTGCCATTATCATAGGGGATGATCTGAATACCATATTCCAGACACAAATGGTTTCACACCTGAATCCTGCATCTGTAGTAAGCGATGAATCCTGGATAGAGGCCGGACGCGCTTCATGGAGCTGGTGGTCTAATGGCAGCACTCCCCGTGATTATAAAGCGCAACTGAAATATGTGGATCTTAGTGCGGAAATGGGTTGGGAATATATGCTGATTGATGCCGGTTGGCAAAATATGGGCAACGGTGGCACTATGGAAGATGTAGTGAAATACGCACAGAAGAAGGGAGTGGGTGTCTGGTTATGGTACCATTCCGGTGCAGGGCGTGACAACGACTCTATACCGACGCATCGTCTGATGAGTGATCCTGAATTACGTCGTGCAGAAATGAAACGCATCAGTGAAATTGGAGTGAAAGGAATCAAGGTTGATTTCTTTGATACAGACAAACAACGTATTATCCAACTTTATCCGGCTTTATTGAAAGATGCGGCGGACAATCATTTGCTGGTAGATCTTCATGGTGCCACTTTACCCCGTGGCTTTGAACGTACGTATCCGAATATGCTGACTACGGAAGCTATCCGGGGTGCAGAAACCCTGGGACGTCAGGAACGTTGCGACCAGGCGGCAAAACACAATGCTACTGTACCTTTCACACGCAATGTAGTCGGTTCGATGGATTATACTCCGGTGACTTTCTCTGATAAAGTACGCCAAGGGGTACCTGCTATACGTAAGACAACTATGGGGCATCAGTTGGCTCTGGCAGTAGTCTTCGAATCCGGTTTTCAATGTTTTGCTGATAAGGCGGAGTCTTATCTTTCTCTACCGGAACAACCGAAACAATTCCTGAAAGAAGTACCTGCTGCCTGGGACGAAAGTATCCTGTTGGCTGGGTATCCTGCTGATTATGCTGTTGTAGCCCGCCGTTCCGGTGATGTCTGGTATATTGGCGGTATCAGTGGCAAAGAAGAGGAACGTGAAATAGAATTTACCTTGCCTGCCGGATGTGAAGGTAAACCATTCACTATGATTATAGATGGAAAAGATAAAGATAGTTTTGACTACACGCCTGTGGAGAATATGAACGGAACGGTAAAAGTGAAGGTACTTCCGAATGGTGGCTTTGCCGGTATAATCCGATGA
- a CDS encoding alpha-galactosidase encodes MKNILTTCLFLCLLLTVHAADNPNVKKLFTVTSGELKLTFMVGTDNRLYQLGFGDATREVEPPAKIPSREWEFLPPYGNGVLTEPAIQATHVDGNTSTELHYAGHRTETLAPGIEQTVILLKDPAYPFTVDIYIKCYADNSMMEIWNTVTHNEKGKVILHRFASAAPVVKAKEYWLTQFSGNYKREATLNEERLSEGVKILDSKLGIRAHQMRIPSFILSLNGPAKENEGEVLAASLRWSGSFQFAFDVDWNKNLRLLTGMNPLGSQYNLERGGTFTTPAILYTYSKQGKGEASRRFHRWAMANAIRDAEKDRPVLLNNWEATHCDFDEDRLKQLFDGARQVGAELFLLDDGWFGNGPYSRDDDKHGLGDWDPSTKKLPKGLSYIAKEALKRKVGFGIWLEPEMVNPQSELYQKHPDWIITQPKREPILGRHQEILDLTRPEVQAFEWDIIDKTLRPNPDITYVKWDCNRYITQPGSSYLQTADQSHLWIDYNWALYRLMDRFAKGFPNVMAMLCAGGSGRVDYGAMPYFHSFWPSDNTDPLGRIKIQWGFSHFFPANTISAHVTRMGKRHLKMAIDVALSGAFGIDLALDKATAEERAQIADAVKLYKERIRPLVMHGELYRLVSPYESSLASLSYVSTDKQKAVVYFYQTKDGNEPRVMLGGLDAHKKYRVEEVSLAKGVASRFPANGKVFTGAELMEKGLENPLNTQFESAVLILIANN; translated from the coding sequence ATGAAGAATATATTGACGACCTGTTTATTTCTCTGCCTTCTCCTCACGGTGCATGCAGCGGACAATCCAAATGTGAAGAAACTCTTCACCGTTACATCCGGCGAACTGAAACTGACCTTTATGGTGGGTACGGACAATCGCCTTTACCAATTGGGTTTTGGAGATGCTACCCGTGAAGTAGAGCCTCCTGCTAAGATACCCTCACGTGAATGGGAGTTTCTTCCTCCTTATGGAAACGGTGTCCTGACAGAACCGGCTATTCAGGCAACTCATGTAGATGGAAATACATCTACGGAACTTCACTACGCCGGACATCGTACGGAAACCTTGGCGCCGGGTATCGAACAAACCGTTATTTTACTGAAAGACCCTGCCTATCCTTTCACCGTAGATATCTATATCAAGTGCTATGCAGACAATAGCATGATGGAGATATGGAATACCGTTACGCATAATGAGAAAGGTAAAGTCATTCTGCATCGTTTTGCTTCTGCTGCCCCAGTGGTAAAGGCAAAGGAATATTGGCTCACTCAATTCTCCGGTAACTATAAACGCGAAGCAACCCTCAATGAAGAACGGCTTTCGGAAGGAGTCAAGATTCTGGATTCCAAATTAGGCATCCGTGCGCATCAGATGCGTATTCCTTCTTTTATCCTCTCACTGAACGGACCGGCTAAAGAAAATGAAGGTGAAGTACTGGCTGCTTCTTTGCGTTGGAGCGGCAGTTTCCAGTTTGCTTTCGATGTAGACTGGAACAAGAACCTGCGTTTGCTGACCGGTATGAATCCTTTGGGCTCACAATACAATCTGGAGCGTGGTGGCACATTTACTACACCCGCCATTCTCTACACGTATAGTAAGCAGGGTAAGGGAGAAGCCAGCCGTCGTTTCCATCGTTGGGCTATGGCAAATGCCATCCGCGATGCAGAGAAAGACCGCCCTGTATTGTTGAACAACTGGGAAGCTACGCACTGCGATTTTGATGAAGACCGCCTGAAGCAACTCTTTGACGGTGCCCGCCAGGTGGGGGCTGAACTTTTCTTATTGGATGATGGCTGGTTCGGTAATGGCCCTTACTCCCGTGATGATGATAAGCATGGTCTGGGAGATTGGGACCCTTCTACCAAGAAGTTACCCAAAGGTCTGTCATATATTGCCAAAGAAGCATTGAAGCGTAAAGTTGGCTTCGGTATCTGGCTGGAACCCGAGATGGTGAATCCTCAGAGTGAACTTTATCAGAAACATCCGGATTGGATCATTACTCAACCCAAGCGTGAACCGATACTGGGTCGTCATCAGGAAATACTGGATCTTACCCGCCCCGAGGTACAGGCTTTTGAATGGGATATTATCGACAAAACCTTGCGGCCTAACCCGGATATCACTTATGTGAAGTGGGACTGTAACCGTTACATCACCCAACCCGGATCTTCTTATTTGCAGACTGCCGATCAGAGTCATCTCTGGATAGACTATAACTGGGCGCTTTACCGCCTGATGGATCGTTTTGCCAAAGGTTTCCCCAATGTGATGGCCATGCTTTGTGCCGGCGGATCGGGGCGTGTGGACTATGGCGCAATGCCCTATTTCCATTCTTTCTGGCCCAGTGACAACACAGATCCGTTGGGACGTATCAAGATACAATGGGGCTTCTCGCATTTCTTTCCTGCAAATACGATTTCCGCTCATGTCACCCGTATGGGTAAGCGTCATTTGAAGATGGCAATCGATGTGGCATTGAGCGGTGCGTTCGGAATAGACTTGGCATTGGATAAGGCTACGGCTGAAGAACGCGCGCAGATTGCCGATGCTGTGAAATTATATAAAGAACGCATCCGTCCGTTGGTGATGCATGGCGAGCTTTATCGCTTGGTTTCTCCCTATGAGTCCTCATTGGCTTCTTTGAGTTATGTTTCAACAGATAAACAAAAGGCAGTCGTTTACTTCTACCAGACTAAAGATGGCAATGAACCCCGGGTAATGCTTGGTGGGCTAGATGCCCATAAAAAATATCGTGTGGAGGAAGTAAGTCTGGCAAAGGGAGTAGCTTCCCGTTTCCCTGCCAATGGCAAGGTATTTACGGGAGCGGAACTGATGGAAAAAGGTCTGGAGAATCCATTGAATACCCAGTTTGAGAGTGCTGTATTGATATTAATAGCTAACAATTAA
- a CDS encoding TIM-barrel domain-containing protein, translating into MKKILIVGAMALLMLCPAKAQIAWQQVEPGVWKGVVGTPEEYSLLGVAGVTPQKEGFARLPEVTLPQLANEIVGFIQDGKTSLRIPLQRKEQLYGFGLNFQTVHQRGKILNLHVDHYGGRDNGRTHAPVPFYISSSGYGVLINSARYLTVYAGSGARKDSPNAPVAKDRNLDKTWTSAPYSDAVSILVPAPGAEIYLFAGPTPMDVVRRYNLLCGGGTLPPRWGLGFTQRTKKLYTAEDVKNEADEFEQRGFPLDFIGLEPGWQSKAYPCTFEWDVTRYPDPAGFVKDMLAKGVRINLWTNPYVSPDSKIYKEMYPVSGSHTVWCGIVPDLAGEKARKIWMDKLEQEHVNIGVSGYKVDEVDGYDRYVWPDVATFPSGIAAEQMRQTYGLWVQRTTAELYKKRNQRTFGLVRASNAGAASFPYVIYNDYYSHQDFITALINSGFSGVLWTPEVRSSSSSEDWLRRFQSVVFSPMAMINAWASGTKPWTFPEVENQIKEYAVLRMQMMPYWYSEFARYHFDGIPPFRAMNLEPGFNPEQGTTAKLSDANLEENPYLEAVSKEIKDQYMAGEYLLVAPMFKGQKERTVVLPKGDWYDFYTGKYAGNGEKITVTPGLDRIPVYVKDGAILPFMEPRLHAPKAGEKVNLEIRHYGKADGSYRLYDDDGETFDYEKGAYSWRDITVTRDKKGKLKGAISKAEKGKPNSIANVTWKFMTEE; encoded by the coding sequence ATGAAGAAGATTTTGATTGTAGGGGCAATGGCTTTGTTGATGCTATGTCCAGCTAAAGCACAGATAGCCTGGCAGCAAGTGGAGCCTGGCGTTTGGAAAGGTGTGGTAGGTACTCCTGAAGAGTATTCATTACTGGGAGTGGCCGGTGTCACACCGCAAAAGGAAGGTTTTGCCCGCTTACCGGAGGTGACATTACCCCAATTAGCGAATGAAATTGTGGGTTTCATACAGGATGGCAAAACAAGTCTCCGTATTCCTTTGCAACGCAAGGAACAGTTGTACGGCTTTGGACTGAACTTCCAGACGGTACACCAGCGTGGCAAGATTCTGAACCTGCATGTAGACCATTACGGTGGACGTGACAACGGACGCACACATGCTCCTGTTCCCTTTTATATTTCCAGTTCCGGCTATGGGGTACTGATCAATTCGGCACGTTATCTGACTGTGTATGCTGGTAGCGGCGCACGTAAGGATAGTCCGAATGCTCCGGTTGCCAAGGATCGTAATCTGGATAAGACCTGGACATCTGCTCCTTACTCGGATGCCGTTTCTATCTTGGTTCCTGCCCCGGGTGCAGAAATTTATCTGTTTGCCGGACCTACTCCTATGGATGTTGTCCGTCGTTATAACCTGCTCTGTGGAGGTGGTACATTGCCTCCGCGCTGGGGATTGGGCTTTACACAACGTACAAAGAAGCTCTATACAGCTGAAGACGTGAAGAACGAAGCGGATGAGTTTGAACAACGCGGTTTCCCGTTGGACTTCATCGGACTGGAACCGGGTTGGCAAAGCAAAGCGTATCCTTGTACCTTTGAGTGGGATGTTACCCGCTATCCTGATCCCGCCGGCTTTGTGAAAGATATGTTGGCTAAAGGAGTACGTATCAACTTATGGACAAACCCATACGTATCTCCCGATTCAAAGATATATAAGGAAATGTATCCGGTAAGCGGTTCACACACCGTATGGTGTGGTATAGTGCCCGACCTGGCAGGCGAGAAAGCCCGCAAAATCTGGATGGATAAGCTGGAACAGGAACACGTGAATATCGGTGTCAGCGGTTATAAAGTGGATGAAGTAGACGGATATGACCGTTATGTATGGCCGGATGTAGCTACTTTCCCCAGTGGAATTGCTGCCGAGCAGATGCGTCAGACTTATGGTTTGTGGGTACAACGCACTACTGCGGAATTGTACAAGAAGCGTAATCAACGTACCTTCGGATTGGTTCGCGCATCGAATGCCGGTGCTGCTTCCTTCCCCTATGTGATTTATAATGACTATTACAGTCATCAGGACTTTATTACTGCTTTGATTAATTCAGGTTTTAGTGGTGTATTGTGGACTCCGGAAGTACGTAGTTCCAGTTCATCGGAAGACTGGCTACGCCGTTTCCAGTCTGTAGTATTCTCACCGATGGCAATGATTAATGCCTGGGCAAGCGGTACGAAACCCTGGACATTCCCCGAAGTAGAGAATCAGATAAAAGAGTATGCTGTGCTGCGTATGCAGATGATGCCTTACTGGTATAGTGAATTCGCACGTTATCATTTCGATGGTATTCCTCCGTTCCGTGCCATGAATCTGGAACCGGGTTTCAATCCTGAACAAGGAACTACAGCGAAACTGTCGGATGCAAATCTGGAAGAGAATCCTTATCTGGAAGCTGTTTCCAAGGAAATTAAGGATCAGTATATGGCTGGTGAATATCTGTTGGTGGCTCCCATGTTCAAAGGCCAGAAAGAACGTACGGTGGTATTGCCTAAGGGAGACTGGTACGATTTCTATACAGGTAAATATGCGGGCAATGGCGAGAAGATTACTGTTACGCCGGGCTTGGACCGTATTCCGGTATATGTAAAGGATGGAGCTATCCTGCCATTTATGGAACCCCGCCTGCATGCGCCGAAAGCAGGAGAGAAGGTGAATCTGGAAATCCGCCATTATGGAAAAGCGGATGGTTCTTACCGTCTGTATGATGATGACGGAGAAACATTCGATTATGAGAAGGGTGCCTATTCTTGGCGTGATATCACTGTGACACGCGATAAGAAAGGCAAGCTGAAGGGTGCTATATCCAAAGCAGAAAAAGGTAAGCCGAACAGTATTGCCAATGTTACCTGGAAGTTTATGACAGAAGAATGA